The segment ACAATGACTCCATTTACGACTCCTTCAATGGCGTCACCGTTCTCTGGGAACACGTCGTTTCTCCGAGACAAACTCAGTCATTCTCTTGGCGACCTCTCCCTGAAGAGAAACGTGGCTTCACTCTACGCATCAAGAAGAAAGACAAGTCTTTGATTCTCGATTCCTATTTAGACTTCATCATGGAGAAGGCCAACGATATCCGAAGAAGAAATCAAGACAGGCTCTTGTACACAAACTCGCGTGGTGGATCTTTGGATTCGAGAGGCCATCCATGGGAGTCGGTGCCCTTTAAGCATCCCAGCACTTTTGACACTTTAGCCATTGACCCACAAAAGAAGACGGAGATTATGGAAGATTTGAAGGATTTTGCAAATGGGCAAGCTTTTTATCAGACGACTGGAAGAGCATGGAAAAGAGGGTACTTGTTGTACGGACCTCCTGGTACTGGTAAATCTAGTATGATTGCTGCCATGGCTAACTATCTTGGTTATGATATTTATGATCTTGAGTTAACTGAAGTGCATAACAACTCAGAGTTGAGGAAGTTGTTGATGAAAACAAGTTCAAAGTCAATTATTGTGATTGAAGATATAGATTGTTCTGTGAATTTAACTAGCAGGAAGGGTAATAAGAGTAAGGGTGGTTCATCAGGTTCAAGAAATTATTATGAGCCTGAAATGAGATATGGGTCTGGTGGCGATGAAGGCAATAATAATAACTCAGTTACTCTTTCAGGATTATTGAATTTTACTGATGGGATATGGTCATGTTGTGGCAGTGAAAGGATTTTTGTGTTTACAACTAATCACATTGAGAAGCTTGACCCTGCATTGCTGAGAAGTGGAAGAATGGATATGCATATCTACATGAGTTACTGTACTTATCCTGCATTGTTGATTTTGTTGAAGAATTATTTGGGTTATCAAGAAAGTGATTTGGAAGGTGGGGTTTTGAAGGATTTGCAGGAGGTTATTGAGAAAGCTGAGATGACTCCAGCTGATATCAGTGAAGTGTTGATAAAAAACAAGAGGAATAAGGAGAAGGCAGTGAAGGAGCTGGTTGAGACATTGAAGGTGAGAGCTGAGAAGAGGTTGAAGAATGTAGGGTTGAGGGAGAAGAAGAGTAATTCAGA is part of the Mangifera indica cultivar Alphonso chromosome 13, CATAS_Mindica_2.1, whole genome shotgun sequence genome and harbors:
- the LOC123194440 gene encoding AAA-ATPase At5g57480 is translated as MKEYWTSFASLLGVLAFCQSLLQAIFPPELRFASLKFFTKIFNVFCSYYYFDITEIDGVNTNELYNAVQLYLSSSVSISGSRLSLTRALNSSVITYGLSNNDSIYDSFNGVTVLWEHVVSPRQTQSFSWRPLPEEKRGFTLRIKKKDKSLILDSYLDFIMEKANDIRRRNQDRLLYTNSRGGSLDSRGHPWESVPFKHPSTFDTLAIDPQKKTEIMEDLKDFANGQAFYQTTGRAWKRGYLLYGPPGTGKSSMIAAMANYLGYDIYDLELTEVHNNSELRKLLMKTSSKSIIVIEDIDCSVNLTSRKGNKSKGGSSGSRNYYEPEMRYGSGGDEGNNNNSVTLSGLLNFTDGIWSCCGSERIFVFTTNHIEKLDPALLRSGRMDMHIYMSYCTYPALLILLKNYLGYQESDLEGGVLKDLQEVIEKAEMTPADISEVLIKNKRNKEKAVKELVETLKVRAEKRLKNVGLREKKSNSDFVEEEEEEEEQEKRALESPNKEEGTDFNEDQNSFNKENDDEEKEDKKKIK